ACGACGTAGAGGGGAACGCCCAGCACGTCCGCGATAGCAATGGCCCGCTGGGCCGCCTCGGCCTCGACCGCGGGCGGGCGCGACAGCGGGTGGCCCTCGGGCCCGGTGACGCCCCTGGCGGCCAGCTCCTGCTGGAGAAAGTAGACCAGTTCGCCGTTCTCGGCGTGCACCGTGGGCATGGCGCCGAGTTCGAGTGCGCGGCGAAAGCTTTTCACCAGGATCTCGTCGTCGCACATGATGGCGTTCTTGTAGGCCATGAAGTGCTTGAAGCTGCTCACGCCTTCTTCATTCACCAGGGTGCCCATGTCGCGGTGCACGCTCTCGTCCCACCAGGTGATGGCGACGTGGAAGCCGTAGTCCGCGGCGGACTTGCGCGCCCATTCCCTCCAGGTGCCATAGGCTTCCATCAGGGACTGCTGCGCGTTGGGGATCACGAAGTCGAGGATGGTCGTGGTCCCGCCGGCCAGGCCCGCGGCCGTGCCGGTGAAGAAATCGTCCATCGTGACCGTGCCCATGAACGGCAGCTGCATGTGCGTGTGAGGGTCGATGCCGCCGGGCAGCACGTACTGCCCGGAAGCGTCCAGCTGCACCGCGCCGGCCGGCGCCTGACGTGCGGCATCGGCGCCGATGGCGGCAATCTGCCCGTCGACGCACAGCACGTCGGCCGTGAACTCCCGGTCGGCATTGACGACGATCCCGCCTCGGATCAAGAGCGCGTTCGTCATGCTCAAGCCTCCGAAGGCCTGGTCTGTTGCGGCACCGTCGTCTGCTTCTGCAGCCGCATCGACGCAACGTACACGACGGTCGAGATGGCGATGCCCGCAAACCATGCGTAGGTGTAGATCGTCTTGAAGACTTCGGGCACGTCCGGAAAGACACTCGGCAGCGCCGCATTGAGGAACCCGGGGAGGTTGGGCAGGACACCGGCGATGAACGCTGCGATTGCGGCAGGGTTCCACCCGTTCTTGTACCGGTACTCGCCATGGTCGCTGTACAGGTCGTTCACCTGCAGCTGCGTGCGGCGGACGATGTAGTAGTCGGCAATCAGGATGCCGGCGATCGGCCCGAGCAGCGCGGAGTAGCCGATCAGCCACGTGAAGATGTAGCCCTGCGTGGATTCGAGCAGCTTCCACGGCATCATCGCGACGGCGATACCGGCCGTGATGTAGCCCCCGGTGCGGTATGAAATGGCCCGCGGATTCAACGCCGAGAAATCGTAGGCCGGACCCACCAGGTTGGCCGCCAGGTTGACGCTGACGGTGTCGACCAGCAGCACGATCAGCGCGATGAGCACGGCCGCGCCCGTCATGCGGCTGGCCAGGTCGACCGGGTCCCAGATCGCCTTGCCGTAGATCACGACCGTGGCGGAGGTGACGACCACCGCAAGCGCCGCGAGCAGCCCCATGGGAACGGGCAGCCCGACCGCCTGCCCGACGATCTGGTCGCGCTGCGATTTCGCGAAGCGCGTGAAGTCGGGAATGTTCAGCGCAAGGGTGGCCCAGAAGCCCACCATGGCCGTCAGCGACGGCCAGAAGACCGCTGCGAACTGACCCGCCTTCTTGCCGCCTTCGACGAACTGCGAGGGCTGCTGCAGGATCGGGCCCAGGCCTCCGGCGCGGTTGAGCGCCCACGCCAGCAGCACGAAGCAGATGAGGATCTTCAGCGGCGCCGTGTACGTCTCGAGCTTGCGGATCGATTCGATGCCGTGAATGACGAAATAGAACTGCAGAGCCCAGAAGACGAGGAAGCTCGCCAGCTGGAAGAAGTTGATGCCCAGCCAGGCGATCTTCTCGCCTTCGAGCGGATGGCCGATCAGCACGCCGACCAGCGTGTAGATCATCATCCCGCCGAACCAGGTCTGGATGCCGTACCAGCCGCATGCCACGAGCGCGCGCAGCAGCGCCGGTATGCGGGCGCCCCGGGTGCCGAACGAGGCACGCGCGAGCACCGCGTAGGGAATGCCGTACTTCACGCCCGCATGCCCGATCAGCAGCATCGGGATCAGCACGATGAAGTTGCCCAGGAAGACCGTGCCGACGGCCTCGGACCAGGACATGCCGGACTCGATCAAACCGGCGGCAAGGGTGTAGGCGGGAATGCACATCACCATGCCCACCCAGAGCGCGGCGAAGTGATACCAGCGCCATGTGCGCTGCTCGGGCCGCGTGGGCGCCAGGTCGTCGTTCCAGAGTCTCGAGTGGGCTTGCAAAGGTTCGCTTGATTTCATGATTTTTCCTTTGAGAGAGTCACGTGGGGCTGGGAATTGAGCTTCTTCGATATGTCTACTATTTATCCGTATAAAACATATAAATAGGAGCATTACATAGCAAGTTCGATGCCCAAACAAGCCTGATCACCGGTCTATTGCGCGTGTTTTTGGTTCAATTGCATTCAATTGCATCGATTTATCATGGGCAATCGGCTCCGCTCGGGAGCTTTCCCAAGGAACAGGGCATGCCCATTGGTCAACGCGCAAGAAAACGCCCCAAGCTCTCAGACCTCGTCGTCGAAGACGTGAAGCGCTGGATCGTTACGGAGCGCAAGCAGCCGGGCGACCGGCTACCGAACGAGAAAGAGCTCGTCGAGCTTTTCGGCGTCTCGAAAAGCACGATGCGGGAGGGACTGAAGGCACTGGAAGTGCGCGGCCTGATCAAGACGCGCACGGGCCCGGCCGGCGGTGCCTATCTCCAGCAGGTCTCGCTCGATCACGCGTCAGAGCCGCTGAGAAACTTCCTGCACTTCCACCATCTGGACGGGCATCACATCTACCAGCTGCGCAAGATCCTGGAGCCCGAACTGGCGGTCAGCGTCGTCGGCCGGCTCGACGCGAAGCAACTGGATCTGATCGAGCAGACCATCCGCCTGTGCGAGCAGGAGCCTCGCAACGATATCGAGTTGCGTGCACAACGCGTCGCCGAGCTGGAGTTTCACAACCTGCTGGCGGACAAGTGTCCCAACGCCCTGCTCGCCTTCATGTGCCGTTTTCTCAACGACCTGCTGCGCGACCTCATGGTCTACAAGAATGCGTGGGAGCACCGCCACTTCGGCGAAGCCAACCTGGGCTTTCACAGCAAGCTGCTGCAGGCCTTCCGCGATGAGAACGCCGACGCCGTGCATCGCCTGATGACCGAGCACATGGTCGATGCCGAGACGCACATGCACGAGATGGAAGTGCATGTCGGCGTGCAGCAGTTGCTGATGCCCGCGGGTCGGCGCCACGCGTGACGGGCCTGCCCAAAGAGAAAGAGCCGCCCCCTTTCGGGAAGCGGCTCTTTGCTCGTGAACCTGCGAAGGTCCGGATCAGAACGGAATGTCGTCGTCCATGTCGTCGAAGCCCGACGACGACTTGGCCGGTGCCTGGCGCGGAGCCGGCGCCGCAGCGCGCGGAGCGGCTGCCGGCGCACGCGGGGCGTAACCGCCGCCGCCACCACCACCGCCATTGCCGCCTTGCGAATAACCACCGCCGCCACCCTGCGAGTAGCCGCCGTCGTCCTCGGGGCCGCCCGATGGGCCGCCCTGGCCTTGACGGCTGCCGAGCATCTGCATCTGGTCGGCGCGGATTTCGGTGGTGTACTTTTCGATGCCGTCCTTGTCGGTCCACTTGCGCGTGCGCAGGCTTCCTTCGACATACACCTGCGAGCCCTTGCGCAGGTACTGGCCGGCGATTTCGGCCAGGCGGCCGTTGAAGACGATGCGGTGCCACTCGGTGGCTTCGCGCATTTCGCCGCTTTGCTTGTCTTTCCAGCGATCGGTGGTGGCCACTGTGACGTTCGCGACCTGGTCGCCGCTCGGGAAGGTACGCATTTCGGGGTCGCGCCCCAGATTGCCGACGACGATGACTTTATTGACCGATGCCATATGCACTGCCCCTGATAAGTAGATGAAGGAGGAGGTTGAGAAGAACCCTCGATTGTGCCCCAAGGCGACCGGCCGCACTCCCGCCAGGTGCCAGAATGGGCCTCTCCGATGAACCGCGAACCAGACTTTTTCGAGCATCTGCGCGCCGAGCTGTCGAACGGCCGCGTCTGGCTCGACCGGGCGATCGTGCTGGGCTACGCCATCGCGGCCGGGCTGTTCGTGGTGGGCTTCACGCTGGCCAGCGACTGGGTCTTT
This is a stretch of genomic DNA from Variovorax paradoxus. It encodes these proteins:
- a CDS encoding NCS1 family nucleobase:cation symporter-1, giving the protein MKSSEPLQAHSRLWNDDLAPTRPEQRTWRWYHFAALWVGMVMCIPAYTLAAGLIESGMSWSEAVGTVFLGNFIVLIPMLLIGHAGVKYGIPYAVLARASFGTRGARIPALLRALVACGWYGIQTWFGGMMIYTLVGVLIGHPLEGEKIAWLGINFFQLASFLVFWALQFYFVIHGIESIRKLETYTAPLKILICFVLLAWALNRAGGLGPILQQPSQFVEGGKKAGQFAAVFWPSLTAMVGFWATLALNIPDFTRFAKSQRDQIVGQAVGLPVPMGLLAALAVVVTSATVVIYGKAIWDPVDLASRMTGAAVLIALIVLLVDTVSVNLAANLVGPAYDFSALNPRAISYRTGGYITAGIAVAMMPWKLLESTQGYIFTWLIGYSALLGPIAGILIADYYIVRRTQLQVNDLYSDHGEYRYKNGWNPAAIAAFIAGVLPNLPGFLNAALPSVFPDVPEVFKTIYTYAWFAGIAISTVVYVASMRLQKQTTVPQQTRPSEA
- a CDS encoding FadR/GntR family transcriptional regulator, translating into MPIGQRARKRPKLSDLVVEDVKRWIVTERKQPGDRLPNEKELVELFGVSKSTMREGLKALEVRGLIKTRTGPAGGAYLQQVSLDHASEPLRNFLHFHHLDGHHIYQLRKILEPELAVSVVGRLDAKQLDLIEQTIRLCEQEPRNDIELRAQRVAELEFHNLLADKCPNALLAFMCRFLNDLLRDLMVYKNAWEHRHFGEANLGFHSKLLQAFRDENADAVHRLMTEHMVDAETHMHEMEVHVGVQQLLMPAGRRHA
- the ssb gene encoding single-stranded DNA-binding protein; its protein translation is MASVNKVIVVGNLGRDPEMRTFPSGDQVANVTVATTDRWKDKQSGEMREATEWHRIVFNGRLAEIAGQYLRKGSQVYVEGSLRTRKWTDKDGIEKYTTEIRADQMQMLGSRQGQGGPSGGPEDDGGYSQGGGGGYSQGGNGGGGGGGGYAPRAPAAAPRAAAPAPRQAPAKSSSGFDDMDDDIPF